A portion of the Magnolia sinica isolate HGM2019 chromosome 17, MsV1, whole genome shotgun sequence genome contains these proteins:
- the LOC131230793 gene encoding uncharacterized protein LOC131230793, translating into MRWWSHHYYLVRNCLPVDRPIWIPSPRLRNYRPEQGIGYFVERDRAATLGQLCRKISTEEPIREIKPPNILEGWIAFGSPLDLIKRTERQTTPIDEFETPGAILSSPTREVDGQTTIVAPSTANQTKTAISPIAGQAVAIASPMTRSQAKSLSLKVLAQQHPSPSRGVRLLPIKTAYMGKQTIFEEDSSSDYSADTSISETSSSTSLTDEGNILLDDNQEENVEVDVGE; encoded by the coding sequence ATGCGCTGGTGGTCACACCACTACTACTTGGTGCGTAATTGTCTTCCTGTTGACCGTCCCATCTGGATTCCCTCTCCCAGGTTAAGGAATTACAGACCGGAACAAGGGATAGGATACTTTGTTGAAAGAGATCGTGCTGCAACTCTAGGGCAGCTTTGTCGGAAGATTTCTACTGAAGAACCCATTAGGGAGATAAAGCCGCCCAACATATTGGAAGGGTGGATTGCCTTCGGGTCCCCTTTGGATCTCATCAAGCGGACAGAAAGACAAACCACACCCATTGATGAATTTGAGACCCCTGGCGCCATTCTTTCTTCTCCCACTCGAGAAGTAGACGGTCAAACTACAATTGTGGCTCCTTCTACTGCAAATCAAACTAAGACTGCAATTTCTCCTATTGCGGGTCAAGCTGTTGCTATAGCTTCTCCCATGACTCGCTCACAAGCCAAATCTTTATCTCTAAAAGTTTTAGCACAACAACATCCTTCTCCTTCTCGAGGCGTTCGTCTTCTTCCCATAAAGACTGCTTATATGGGAAAACAAACAATTTTTGAAGAAGATAGTTCGTCAGATTATTCGGCAGATACTTCAATCAGTGAAACATCTTCTTCTACTAGCTTGACTGATGAAGGGAACATTCTACTAGATGATAATCAAGAAGAGAATGTTGAAGTAGATGTCGGCGAGTAA